A DNA window from Paraclostridium bifermentans contains the following coding sequences:
- a CDS encoding thiol-activated cytolysin family protein yields the protein MIRHKNIKNIVACFTIVIGIGFNTLTSFAQSSNSEDIDNGIANLSYNKNEVLASNGDSIENVTPREGFKTNNKFIVVERNKKTLTTSPVDISIIDSVTDRTYPGALQLADDSFVENRPNILMCKRKPIDISIDLPGMKKENTTTVQNPTYSNVSGAVDELVSNWSDKNSQTHTLPARTQYTESMVYSKSQISNALNINAKLLDNSLGIDFNAISNGEKKVMIAAYKQIFYTVSAQLPNNPSELFDDNVTFKELVRKGVSNETPPLMVSNVAYGRTIYVKLETTSKSKDVQSAFKALIKNNNVSNSSQYQDIYDNSSFTAVVLGGDAQEHNKIISKDFDEIRNVIKNNATFSLKNPAYPISYTSTFLKDNSIAAVHNKTDYIETTSTEYSKGKINLDHSGAYVAQFDVSWDEVSYDENGNEVLTHKIWNGSNNDRTAHFSTVIPLEANSKNINILARECTGLAWEWWRTVIDEHNVPLSKNINVSIWGTTLSPRTSIEFN from the coding sequence ATGATAAGGCACAAGAATATAAAAAACATAGTTGCATGTTTTACTATCGTTATAGGTATTGGTTTTAATACACTTACAAGTTTTGCACAAAGTTCAAATAGTGAGGATATAGATAACGGTATAGCAAATTTAAGTTATAATAAAAATGAAGTATTAGCTAGTAATGGGGACAGTATTGAAAATGTAACTCCAAGAGAAGGATTTAAGACCAATAATAAATTTATTGTAGTTGAAAGAAATAAAAAAACATTAACAACATCTCCAGTAGATATATCTATTATAGATTCTGTAACAGATCGTACATATCCAGGAGCTCTGCAACTTGCAGATGATTCTTTTGTAGAAAATAGACCTAATATTTTAATGTGTAAGAGAAAGCCTATTGATATAAGCATTGATTTACCTGGAATGAAAAAAGAAAATACTACTACTGTTCAAAATCCAACATATTCAAATGTATCAGGGGCCGTTGATGAATTAGTATCTAATTGGAGTGATAAAAACTCTCAGACACATACATTACCTGCTAGAACACAATATACAGAATCTATGGTATATAGCAAATCTCAAATTTCTAATGCACTTAATATTAACGCAAAGTTGCTTGATAATTCACTTGGAATAGATTTCAATGCGATATCAAATGGAGAAAAGAAGGTTATGATTGCAGCATATAAACAAATATTTTACACTGTAAGTGCACAGCTTCCAAACAATCCTTCTGAATTATTTGACGATAATGTAACTTTTAAAGAATTAGTTAGAAAAGGTGTAAGTAATGAAACTCCACCACTTATGGTGTCTAATGTAGCTTATGGTAGAACTATATATGTAAAACTAGAAACTACATCTAAAAGTAAAGATGTTCAATCTGCTTTTAAAGCATTGATAAAAAATAATAATGTGAGCAACAGTTCTCAATATCAAGATATATATGATAATAGTTCATTTACAGCTGTTGTTTTAGGTGGAGATGCACAAGAACATAATAAAATAATAAGTAAAGATTTTGATGAAATAAGAAATGTTATAAAAAATAATGCTACTTTTAGCTTGAAAAATCCTGCATATCCAATTTCATATACAAGTACTTTCTTAAAAGATAACTCAATTGCTGCAGTACACAATAAGACAGATTATATAGAAACTACAAGCACTGAATACTCTAAAGGAAAAATTAATTTAGATCACAGTGGAGCATATGTTGCTCAATTTGATGTATCTTGGGATGAAGTATCTTACGATGAAAATGGGAATGAAGTTTTAACTCATAAAATATGGAATGGAAGCAACAATGATAGAACTGCTCATTTTTCAACAGTAATACCATTAGAAGCTAATTCTAAAAATATAAACATTTTAGCTAGAGAATGTACTGGACTAGCTTGGGAATGGTGGAGAACTGTTATAGATGAACATAATGTTCCTCTATCTAAGAATATAAATGTATCTATTTGGGGAACTACGCTTAGTCCAAGAACTAGTATTGAATTTAATTAA
- a CDS encoding YhgE/Pip domain-containing protein, with protein sequence MRDSIKIFKRDMKNLIKNPIALIIVIGLCIIPSLYAWINIKACWNPYENTSNVPIAIVNNDKGATLDGKHLNVGNDVITELRKNKSIGWKFVNEKKANAGVLDGTYYAMIELPSDFTKDLTSVTSGNPTKPTIIYKVDTKSNPVAGKITEVAEETLVNQINSNFIATVNKTVFSALNIYGKDINENKDKILKLKKAIIELDEHMDAVNFALESVNGNSENLATYLKDIQSTLPQVTTGIDAVSDSNMNASKNLSNIKNNLNDSLNGVKSTLNQINNQNNQIKDIVNRLNNSSSDSKEIVSSSISQLESQLNNSKSQIDSVINLLNKFNDVRPNDKITALIGDLNKIKDLLNKQQSKLDNLKGQLNGSADSMKDAIDSINETAGELSNRTNNSINSYDSQVRPILNKTADSLITSTKDAANLVDSSKGLVKATNEILGYASKGSDLTAEMTKDLQTKLNQFKDTIHLLSTELKKVNDNDLDSIIAILQSKPQVMGDYLSNPFNLKSEPIYPIENYGSGMAPIYTTLALWVGGLVLASLLTTEADEFVGLSIKKRYIGKMITFVFFAMIQGFIVGLGDKLVLGVQTDSLGLLIFTTVLSSAVFTIILYTLVSLFGNIGKAIGIILMVIQIAGSGGTYPIQVDPLIFRILQPFFPFTYTLSNLREAIAGPLLSTIMFNTFVLIFMAGITIMIGYFLKERLNESVRKFEKGFKESGLSE encoded by the coding sequence ATGAGAGATTCAATAAAGATTTTTAAAAGAGATATGAAAAATCTAATTAAAAATCCAATAGCACTTATAATAGTTATAGGATTGTGCATCATACCATCTTTATATGCTTGGATAAATATTAAAGCATGTTGGAATCCTTATGAAAATACTAGCAATGTGCCAATTGCTATAGTTAATAATGATAAGGGAGCAACTTTAGATGGTAAACATCTAAATGTGGGAAATGATGTAATAACTGAGTTAAGAAAAAATAAAAGTATAGGATGGAAATTTGTAAATGAAAAAAAAGCTAATGCAGGAGTACTTGATGGAACTTATTATGCAATGATAGAGCTACCAAGTGACTTTACAAAAGATTTAACTAGTGTTACAAGTGGAAATCCAACTAAGCCAACTATAATATATAAAGTAGATACAAAATCTAACCCAGTTGCTGGTAAAATTACAGAAGTAGCTGAAGAAACACTTGTTAATCAAATTAATTCAAATTTCATTGCTACAGTAAATAAAACAGTATTTTCAGCTTTAAATATATATGGTAAAGATATTAATGAAAACAAGGACAAAATATTAAAATTAAAAAAAGCTATAATAGAGCTTGATGAGCATATGGATGCTGTTAATTTTGCACTTGAGAGTGTAAATGGAAATTCAGAAAATTTAGCTACATATTTAAAAGATATTCAAAGCACTTTACCACAAGTTACAACAGGTATTGATGCAGTTTCTGATTCTAATATGAATGCAAGTAAAAACTTAAGTAATATAAAAAATAATTTAAATGATTCATTAAATGGGGTTAAATCTACTTTAAATCAAATTAATAATCAAAATAATCAAATAAAAGACATAGTAAATAGATTGAACAATTCAAGTTCTGATTCTAAAGAAATAGTAAGTTCATCTATATCACAATTAGAAAGTCAGCTAAATAATAGTAAATCTCAAATTGATTCTGTTATTAATCTTTTAAATAAATTTAACGATGTAAGACCAAATGATAAGATAACAGCATTAATTGGGGATTTAAATAAAATAAAAGACTTACTTAATAAACAACAATCAAAATTAGATAATCTTAAAGGTCAATTAAATGGATCAGCGGATTCTATGAAAGATGCAATTGATTCAATAAATGAAACAGCTGGTGAATTATCAAATAGAACTAACAACTCTATAAATTCGTATGATTCACAAGTTAGACCTATTCTAAATAAAACTGCAGATAGCTTAATAACATCAACAAAAGATGCAGCCAATTTAGTTGATAGTTCTAAAGGGTTAGTTAAAGCAACTAATGAAATATTAGGATATGCATCAAAAGGAAGCGATTTAACAGCAGAGATGACAAAAGATTTACAGACGAAGTTAAATCAATTTAAAGATACTATACACTTATTAAGTACTGAACTTAAAAAAGTAAATGATAATGATCTAGATTCAATAATAGCTATACTACAAAGTAAGCCTCAAGTTATGGGAGATTATTTGTCAAATCCATTTAACTTAAAATCAGAGCCAATATATCCAATTGAAAATTATGGTTCAGGAATGGCTCCTATATATACAACATTAGCTTTATGGGTTGGAGGATTAGTACTAGCATCATTACTTACAACAGAAGCTGATGAGTTTGTTGGGTTAAGTATAAAGAAAAGATATATTGGTAAGATGATTACTTTTGTATTTTTTGCAATGATACAAGGATTTATAGTAGGGCTTGGAGACAAACTTGTATTAGGAGTTCAAACTGATAGTTTAGGGTTGCTTATATTTACTACAGTGTTATCTTCAGCTGTGTTTACAATAATACTATATACCCTAGTATCATTATTTGGAAATATAGGAAAAGCGATAGGGATAATATTAATGGTTATTCAAATAGCAGGTTCTGGGGGAACATATCCTATCCAGGTAGACCCTTTAATATTTAGAATTCTTCAACCATTTTTCCCATTTACATATACATTAAGCAATTTAAGAGAGGCTATAGCTGGTCCACTTTTAAGTACTATTATGTTTAATACATTCGTACTTATATTTATGGCAGGTATTACTATAATGATAGGGTATTTCTTAAAAGAAAGACTCAATGAATCTGTTAGAAAGTTTGAAAAAGGATTCAAAGAATCTGGATTATCAGAGTAA
- a CDS encoding beta-N-acetylhexosaminidase translates to MKLNLLGIDDQMQKEVFQIKRVLDIDFDISGETVYVYKLNEEDELDIEVERGIIKYKNKHHLFRAISLYAQNEGDEKLRIKEKQKIKYIGPMIDVSRNCVYKVDKLKDIIVSLSILGFNQMMLYTEDTYEIENLPYFGYLRGKYSSYELKEIDDFADSLGIEVIPCIQTLAHLKQTLKWEYAKDIKDTADVLLVGNKNTYDFIETMIKSLRKCFKSNKIHIGMDEAFDLGRGRYLDKNGYTHHYKIMTEHLEEVCRICGFYEFKPMMWDDMFFRTGSPNGFYYDQDAVISEEVVNSIPENLSLVYWDYYHKESDIYRKFFEIRKVFDKRVIFAGGIWKWSGIVPCYDQTFKSMNEAMIVCKEKGIDEVIITAWGDDGDETPIDTILPGLILFSQHTYSDKVNMKCISERCKFITKLNLENFFELQNLDKIEDGDSENLRFVNPSKYLLYQDILLGAFDKHIEKLVKDKGTKFLELHYSNLSEKLLEIADKNEVYYDMYKLYSDLAKVLSIKSTIGLKIRTFYKNKDRYNLKQICELELKNLLIKIDNLQNSFRKLWYKECKGQGFEVIDIRLGGVKSRVVSTLYRLESYIREDIDIIEELEEDLLMYNCVNAEKSNQINLNRYKDIATQNIISW, encoded by the coding sequence ATGAAGTTAAATTTATTGGGAATAGATGATCAAATGCAAAAAGAAGTTTTTCAAATTAAACGAGTTTTAGATATAGATTTTGATATAAGTGGAGAAACAGTATATGTATATAAGCTCAATGAAGAAGATGAATTAGATATCGAAGTGGAAAGAGGTATTATAAAATATAAAAATAAACATCATTTATTTAGGGCAATAAGTTTGTATGCACAAAATGAAGGGGATGAAAAATTAAGAATAAAAGAAAAGCAAAAAATTAAATACATAGGACCTATGATAGATGTATCAAGAAACTGCGTTTATAAAGTTGATAAATTAAAAGATATAATAGTATCCTTATCAATACTAGGTTTTAACCAAATGATGTTATACACAGAAGATACATATGAAATAGAAAACTTACCGTATTTTGGATATTTGAGAGGAAAGTATTCTTCTTATGAGTTAAAAGAAATAGATGATTTTGCAGATAGTTTAGGTATTGAAGTTATACCATGCATACAGACACTAGCTCATTTAAAACAAACTTTAAAATGGGAATATGCAAAAGATATAAAGGACACAGCGGATGTATTACTTGTAGGGAATAAAAATACATATGATTTTATAGAAACTATGATAAAATCTTTAAGAAAATGCTTTAAAAGCAATAAAATACATATAGGAATGGACGAAGCATTTGATTTAGGTAGAGGTAGATACTTAGATAAAAATGGATATACTCACCACTATAAGATTATGACAGAACATTTGGAAGAAGTTTGTAGAATATGTGGTTTTTATGAATTTAAACCTATGATGTGGGATGACATGTTTTTCAGAACTGGATCACCAAATGGATTTTATTATGATCAAGATGCTGTTATAAGTGAAGAAGTAGTTAATTCTATACCTGAAAACTTGTCATTGGTATACTGGGACTACTATCACAAAGAATCTGATATATACAGAAAATTTTTTGAAATAAGAAAAGTATTTGATAAAAGGGTAATTTTTGCAGGTGGTATATGGAAATGGTCAGGAATAGTACCATGCTATGATCAAACTTTTAAATCTATGAATGAAGCGATGATAGTTTGTAAAGAAAAAGGAATAGATGAAGTAATCATAACCGCATGGGGAGATGATGGAGATGAAACTCCTATTGATACGATTTTACCAGGATTAATATTATTTTCTCAACATACGTATTCAGACAAAGTAAATATGAAGTGTATAAGTGAAAGATGTAAGTTTATTACTAAATTAAATCTAGAAAATTTCTTTGAGCTTCAGAATCTTGATAAGATAGAAGACGGAGATAGTGAAAATTTAAGATTTGTTAATCCTTCGAAATATTTATTATACCAGGATATTTTATTGGGGGCATTTGATAAACATATAGAGAAACTAGTAAAGGATAAAGGTACAAAATTTTTAGAACTCCATTATAGCAATTTGTCCGAAAAGCTATTAGAAATAGCTGATAAAAATGAAGTATATTATGATATGTACAAATTGTATTCAGACTTAGCTAAAGTTTTATCTATAAAGTCTACGATTGGATTAAAAATAAGAACTTTTTATAAAAATAAAGATAGATATAATTTAAAACAAATTTGTGAACTAGAGTTGAAAAATTTACTAATTAAAATTGATAATCTTCAAAATTCTTTTAGAAAACTTTGGTATAAAGAGTGCAAAGGGCAAGGATTTGAAGTAATAGATATAAGACTTGGAGGAGTAAAATCTAGGGTTGTATCAACATTATATAGGTTAGAAAGTTACATAAGAGAAGATATAGATATAATTGAAGAATTAGAAGAGGATCTACTTATGTATAATTGCGTTAACGCTGAAAAATCAAATCAGATAAATTTAAATAGATATAAAGATATAGCAACACAAAATATTATTAGCTGGTAG
- a CDS encoding transporter permease: protein MVLSGAHYIYIFFIVIILIAMMMKKDTIVPCILGVFFLALFYTNNIASSIGAVFNGLIISLVELGPVIMIISIMVALSKSLESNYAIEYMIKPFSKVIKNETTAFFIIGFTMLLLSWFFWPSPAVALVGAIFLPIAIRSGLPAIGVAVSLNLFGHGLALSTDFIIQGAPSITSGAAGVEVSDVINNGMVLFWVMAIVTIGVAFYMLKRDIKNGLFKDELNNVKEVSIKQFNIKAKIATFLVLILFLLDVVAMFACDLKGGDATALLGGTAIFLLIIINIINYGKKSLEQICDNITDGFLFGIKIFAVIIPIGAFFYMGEVSPLTQLLGDVLPVGSQGLLSDTGIYLSQIVPLNKYIVCSMETIVGFITGLDGSGFSGMALAGSTASVFGTAINANVSTLAALGQIGAIWTGGGCLVPWAVVSAAAICGVSPLELAKRNLIPVVTGLAVTTIVAMFII, encoded by the coding sequence ATGGTATTAAGTGGAGCCCACTATATTTATATTTTTTTCATCGTAATAATACTAATTGCTATGATGATGAAAAAGGATACAATAGTACCTTGTATACTAGGAGTTTTTTTCTTAGCATTATTTTACACAAATAATATAGCATCATCTATAGGTGCAGTATTTAATGGATTGATTATATCACTAGTAGAATTAGGACCTGTAATAATGATTATTTCTATTATGGTAGCACTATCAAAATCATTAGAAAGTAATTATGCTATAGAATATATGATTAAACCTTTTTCAAAAGTAATCAAAAATGAAACTACAGCTTTTTTTATTATAGGATTTACGATGTTACTTTTATCTTGGTTTTTTTGGCCTAGTCCTGCAGTAGCTCTAGTTGGAGCAATATTTCTTCCAATAGCTATAAGGTCCGGTCTTCCAGCTATTGGTGTAGCTGTATCATTAAATTTATTTGGACACGGTTTGGCACTTTCAACAGATTTTATAATTCAAGGCGCACCTAGTATAACCTCAGGAGCGGCAGGTGTAGAAGTTTCTGATGTCATCAATAATGGTATGGTTTTATTTTGGGTTATGGCTATAGTTACGATTGGTGTGGCATTTTATATGTTAAAAAGAGATATAAAAAATGGATTGTTTAAAGATGAGTTAAACAACGTTAAAGAGGTTTCGATAAAACAGTTTAATATAAAAGCTAAGATTGCAACATTTCTGGTTTTAATTTTATTTTTATTAGATGTTGTAGCTATGTTCGCCTGTGATTTAAAAGGAGGAGATGCAACTGCATTACTCGGAGGAACTGCTATATTTTTATTAATTATAATTAATATAATTAACTATGGTAAAAAAAGTCTTGAGCAAATATGTGATAACATTACCGATGGATTTTTGTTTGGTATAAAAATATTTGCAGTTATTATTCCTATAGGAGCATTTTTTTACATGGGAGAAGTATCTCCATTAACTCAGTTATTAGGTGATGTTTTGCCAGTAGGGTCTCAAGGATTGCTTTCTGATACAGGCATATATTTATCTCAAATAGTTCCTCTAAATAAATATATTGTATGTTCTATGGAAACTATTGTAGGATTTATAACAGGGCTTGATGGATCTGGTTTTTCAGGTATGGCTTTAGCTGGCTCAACAGCCTCTGTGTTTGGTACAGCTATAAATGCTAATGTAAGCACCTTAGCAGCACTTGGCCAAATTGGAGCTATCTGGACTGGAGGAGGATGTTTAGTGCCTTGGGCAGTAGTTTCTGCTGCTGCTATATGTGGTGTAAGCCCTTTAGAACTTGCAAAAAGAAATTTAATTCCAGTTGTGACAGGTTTAGCTGTAACCACTATAGTTGCGATGTTTATTATTTAA
- a CDS encoding sensor histidine kinase — protein MSNYIYRKMIEDSPIAYLHIEIIRDENKKYIGMKIKDTNKAYERFFGSASDKKSTDYVKNTMSKKEREEWEYIFDKSKKNEKYIKEIYVKRINSYFNVDVYGTESDEYHIRFTKISKQHMNLSSTLKNSPFVAWIKNRNGVYVDVNKKFLQFFNKTYDEVIGHTDYELFPKDSADEFVRKDNMIIKYNKLEVFEEFINTGNNKNMYLQTAKWPYTEENNSLLLGTIGISIEITNKIELLKNIEKNEKTFFEIANNIEEVIVIADEKKAYYISPSFERVFGTKSEKLYDDINVWKENWESFESQGDEKYDYNYKNPMLMTFRGINKNKEEKWFWVRIVSLLDENGNVMKKICVISDITQAKKGELEVEKLRMDFLANISHELRTPINLILSSLQVLNLKMNLLDEDLFEYFRRYLNIVDQNGKRLLKLVNNLIDTTRLESGCFSYNPKNKDIISYVENICLSVSEFVKSNNLSIIFDTDVEEKIIAFDPDNMERIILNLISNAIKFNKPGGIIEVFISCKDNIEISVKDSGIGIPEDKIDKIFERFEQVKNNSKIQGSGIGLNLVKSLVEMNNGSIKVKSDLEKGSRFSIVLPNTLVKDCSKHSYENSDCINNESQISVEFSDICI, from the coding sequence ATGTCAAATTATATATATAGAAAGATGATAGAAGATAGCCCTATAGCATACTTACATATAGAAATTATAAGAGATGAAAATAAAAAATATATAGGGATGAAAATAAAAGATACGAATAAAGCTTATGAGCGATTTTTTGGTAGTGCAAGTGACAAAAAAAGCACTGATTATGTAAAAAATACAATGTCAAAAAAAGAAAGAGAAGAGTGGGAATATATTTTCGATAAATCAAAGAAAAATGAAAAATATATAAAAGAGATTTATGTAAAAAGAATTAACTCATATTTTAATGTAGATGTATATGGGACGGAAAGTGATGAATACCACATTAGATTCACTAAAATTAGTAAACAACATATGAATTTATCATCAACTTTAAAAAATTCACCTTTTGTAGCATGGATAAAAAATAGAAATGGTGTATATGTGGATGTAAACAAGAAATTTTTACAGTTCTTTAATAAAACTTACGATGAAGTTATAGGACATACTGATTATGAATTATTTCCAAAAGATAGTGCAGACGAATTTGTAAGAAAAGATAATATGATTATTAAATACAATAAATTAGAGGTTTTTGAAGAGTTTATAAATACAGGTAATAATAAGAATATGTACCTTCAAACTGCTAAATGGCCTTATACTGAAGAAAATAACAGTTTACTATTAGGAACAATAGGTATATCAATTGAGATAACAAATAAAATAGAATTATTAAAGAATATAGAAAAAAACGAGAAAACTTTTTTTGAAATAGCGAATAATATTGAAGAAGTAATTGTAATTGCTGATGAAAAAAAGGCTTATTATATAAGTCCGTCTTTTGAGCGTGTGTTTGGAACTAAATCTGAAAAGCTATATGATGATATAAATGTTTGGAAAGAAAACTGGGAGAGTTTTGAATCACAAGGAGATGAAAAGTATGATTATAACTATAAAAATCCAATGTTAATGACTTTTAGAGGAATTAACAAAAACAAAGAGGAAAAATGGTTTTGGGTTAGAATTGTATCTTTATTAGATGAGAACGGAAATGTAATGAAAAAAATATGTGTAATAAGTGATATAACTCAAGCTAAAAAAGGGGAGTTAGAAGTTGAAAAATTGAGAATGGACTTTTTAGCTAACATATCACATGAACTTAGGACACCTATAAACTTAATTTTGAGTTCTTTACAAGTTTTAAATTTAAAAATGAACTTACTAGATGAAGATTTATTTGAGTATTTTAGAAGATATCTGAATATAGTAGACCAAAATGGTAAGAGATTACTAAAATTGGTAAACAATTTAATTGATACTACTAGGTTAGAGTCGGGATGTTTTAGCTATAATCCTAAAAATAAAGACATTATTAGTTATGTGGAAAACATATGTTTATCTGTATCTGAATTTGTAAAAAGTAATAATTTATCTATAATATTTGATACAGATGTAGAAGAAAAAATTATTGCATTTGACCCTGATAATATGGAAAGGATAATTTTGAATTTAATTTCTAATGCTATAAAATTCAATAAACCTGGTGGGATAATTGAAGTTTTTATAAGTTGTAAAGATAATATAGAAATTAGTGTGAAAGATTCAGGCATAGGGATTCCAGAAGATAAGATAGATAAGATATTTGAAAGATTTGAACAGGTTAAAAACAATTCAAAAATACAAGGTAGTGGTATAGGTCTCAATCTAGTTAAATCTTTAGTGGAAATGAATAATGGTAGTATAAAGGTAAAAAGTGACTTAGAAAAAGGTAGTAGATTTTCTATAGTATTGCCAAATACATTAGTAAAAGATTGTTCAAAACATAGTTACGAAAATAGTGATTGTATTAACAACGAAAGTCAAATATCTGTAGAGTTTTCGGATATATGTATATGA
- a CDS encoding pentapeptide repeat-containing protein, whose amino-acid sequence MVRKQNMEQGLKYNKIQKLNKNFMYQDLKRSNCYNSDFSGSNFDFTSLRGAHFKSCNFYGCTFKNAELIGSNLKKSKLKKAKFENTVFDSVNLEGVDFSGAQFKNTIFLSTDLSKAVNIKFNSSDVKIFDEMPKLDVSEKLEDSIKLAMQNEFVKKSRTLDTKDGEINSISIMILLENFKEKQLIDGLLLISEKMDKEFWTLSYIIKTLQTYKDQGLL is encoded by the coding sequence ATGGTAAGAAAACAGAATATGGAGCAAGGTTTAAAATACAATAAGATACAAAAACTGAATAAAAATTTTATGTATCAAGATTTAAAGAGAAGTAATTGTTACAATAGTGATTTTTCAGGGTCTAATTTTGATTTTACAAGTTTAAGAGGAGCTCATTTCAAATCTTGTAATTTTTATGGATGCACATTTAAAAATGCAGAGTTAATTGGGAGTAACCTAAAAAAGAGTAAGTTAAAAAAAGCTAAATTTGAAAATACTGTGTTTGATTCAGTAAATTTAGAAGGTGTAGACTTTTCAGGAGCTCAATTTAAAAATACTATATTTTTATCTACAGATTTAAGCAAAGCTGTAAATATCAAATTTAACTCATCAGATGTTAAGATATTTGATGAAATGCCTAAATTAGATGTAAGTGAGAAACTTGAAGACTCAATAAAATTAGCTATGCAAAATGAGTTCGTAAAAAAATCTAGAACATTAGATACAAAAGATGGTGAAATAAATAGTATAAGCATAATGATTCTTTTAGAAAACTTTAAAGAAAAACAATTAATTGATGGGCTATTACTAATATCAGAAAAAATGGACAAGGAATTTTGGACATTAAGCTATATAATAAAAACTTTGCAAACATATAAAGATCAAGGTCTTTTATAA
- a CDS encoding patatin-like phospholipase family protein, protein MKANLVCKGGGMKGIALVGAIACLEDSGYEWDRLAGTSAGALVASLLSVGYTSSEIEEILYDIDYPKFKDKNIFQFIPFAGDLLSVTFHKGIYSGKYLEDFLHEKFKQKGKTKFKDVSVNGESKLKMIASDVTRKKLLVLPDDLVDYGLDPMEFEISKAVRMSVSIPLYFYPVELKYDNKSCFVVDGGLLSNFPIWIFDTNCNSKYPTIGLNLSEDTNQEIHESKNPIHYLLDIVKTSLYTNEDVYFKEKDSLRIINIPTLNVSATDFNLPKETMEELYKSGYKASQVFVVNRYLETYISKYGFN, encoded by the coding sequence ATGAAAGCAAATTTAGTATGTAAAGGTGGAGGAATGAAAGGTATAGCATTAGTTGGTGCTATAGCATGTCTAGAAGATAGCGGTTATGAGTGGGATAGATTAGCTGGTACTTCAGCTGGAGCTTTAGTTGCTTCATTATTGTCTGTTGGATATACATCATCTGAAATCGAAGAAATTTTATATGATATAGATTATCCCAAGTTTAAAGACAAAAATATTTTTCAATTTATTCCCTTTGCAGGAGATTTATTAAGTGTTACCTTTCATAAAGGGATTTATTCAGGAAAATACTTAGAAGATTTTTTACATGAAAAATTTAAACAAAAAGGAAAGACCAAATTTAAAGATGTTTCTGTTAACGGAGAAAGTAAACTTAAAATGATTGCTTCAGATGTAACTAGAAAAAAGTTACTAGTTTTACCTGATGATTTAGTTGACTACGGTTTAGATCCTATGGAGTTTGAAATATCTAAAGCCGTTAGAATGAGCGTAAGCATACCCCTTTACTTTTATCCAGTTGAATTAAAGTATGATAATAAATCATGCTTTGTAGTAGATGGAGGATTGCTTAGTAATTTTCCTATATGGATATTCGATACAAACTGTAATTCTAAGTATCCAACAATTGGTCTTAACTTATCTGAAGATACAAATCAAGAAATTCATGAGTCTAAAAATCCAATTCATTACTTACTAGACATTGTAAAAACTTCACTATATACAAATGAAGATGTCTATTTTAAAGAAAAAGACTCCTTGAGAATAATAAATATTCCTACATTAAATGTTTCTGCAACAGACTTTAATCTTCCAAAAGAGACTATGGAAGAACTCTATAAGTCTGGATATAAGGCCTCTCAAGTATTCGTAGTTAATAGATACTTAGAAACTTATATCTCAAAATATGGTTTTAACTAA